A window of Bradyrhizobium sp. AZCC 1719 genomic DNA:
AGCGCGTTGAGAATGGCCTCGCTTTCGGAGGGCACGGCGCGGCGATATTCTGCGGCTGAATTCATGCAGCAGCACTCCATGCGAAATCGTCGAACGCGTCCTGCAGCGACCGGTGGACGCGGTGCGGATCCTCCGACGTCAGAATCTTTTGCCGCCAGCCCTTCAGCGTCTCCGCCGGCGCGCGGCTGCACTGCGCCGCCACCTCCAGCGCCCAGCCGAGATGCTTGCGCGCATGCTTGAGTCCGATGCGCAGCCCGTAATGGCTGCAGATTTCGTCGTAGAGTGCGCGCACATGCGCGAGTTGTTCGGCCAGCGACGGCGCAGTCTCAGCCTGTCCGGTCTCAAGCCGACGGCCGATCTGCCCCGGCAGCCAGGGTTGGCCCTGCGCACCGCGCCCGATCATCACGGCGTCCGCGCCCGACACTTCCCGTGCGCGGACCGCCTGCACGAATGAGGTGATGTCGCCGTTGACGACGAGCGGCACGGAAACCGCGTGCCTGACCGCGCGCACGGCGGCCCAATCGGCGGCGCCCTTGTAAAACTGGCAGCGCGTGCGCCCGTGCACGGTGATCATCTGCACCCCGGCGGCTTCCGCGCGGCGCGCCAGCTCGGGTGCGTTGAGCGAGCGATCGTCCCAGCCGAGCCGCATCTTCAGCGTCACCGGCACCTTGACCGCCGCGATCGTGGCTTCGATCAGCTTGAGCGCATGATCGAGATCGCGCATCAGCGCCGAGCCGGACTGGCCGCCAGTGACATGACGCGCCGGACAGCCCATATTGATGTCGATGATGTCGGCGCCGGCCGCCTCCGCAACCCTCGCCCCCTCCGCCATCCAGTGCGCCTCGCAGCCCGCGAGCTGAACGACATGCGGTCCGACACCGGCCGTCTCGCAACGCAGAATCGACATTGGCCTGCCGTGCACGAGTTCGTCGCTGGCGGTCATCTCGGAGACGACCAGTCCGGCGCCGAGAGTGGCGGCAAGGCGTCGAAAGGGGGCATCGGTGACGCCGGACATCGGCGCCAGAAAGACCCGGTTAGCGACAGCAATTTCGCCTATTTTCAACGGCTTAGAGCGTGAACTTTCCGGGCCGGTCACGGCGTTCTCTTGGTTGGGGCGGCGGCGTCATTGCAACCGTCGACGCATATTGTGAGCACAAATCTTGGGCAGTCAAGCTTCTTGCCTACACTTTAGACAGATCTATCATTTGCGCAAGTGCACTGCAACAAAAACTGCTTTTCCCACAGTTCGTGGGAATCGCTCTGTTTTCCCCATTCGGCGTGGTAAGGGCTGTGCGCCAGCACACCCGCCCTCTCTCACCACCCGTGATTCGTTCGTATTTGAGTCCAGATGCCCAGACCTGAGCGTACCGCAGCCATTCTCGTCGCAGCCGGACGCGGGCTTCGCGCCGGCGCCGGGGGACCCAAGCAATACCGCGAGATCGGTGGGAAGACGGTGATCTTCCGCGCCATGCAAGCGTTCAGCCGGCACCCAGACATCTTCGCCGTGCAACCGGTGGTGAATCCCGATGATGTCGCCATCTTCAACGAGGCCGTCGCGGGACTGCGCCACCAACCGCCCACGAATGGCGGCGCGACACGTCAGGCCTCGGTGCATGCCGGACTCGAAGCGCTGGCCGCGGAGAAGCCCGACATCGTTCTGATCCACGATGCCGCGCGGCCCTTCGTGACCTCGGCGGTGATTTCGCGCGCGATCGATGCCGCCGGCCGGACAGGTGCAGCTATTCCGACAATTCCCGTCACCGATACGATCAAGCAGGTCGGTGATGCCGGTCACGTCGAGGCGACGCCCGAACGCGCATGGTTGCGAATCGCGCAAACGCCGCAGGCGTTTCGCTTCGATGTCATTCTCGATGCCCATCGCCGCGCCGCGCGCGACGGCCGCAGCGATTTCACCGATGATGCGGCGCTCGCGGAATGGGCGGGATTGACGGTGGCGACTTTTGAAGGCGATCCTGCAAACATGAAACTGACGACGCCTGAAGATTTCATTCGTGAAGAAGCCCGGCTCGCCGCCCAACTCGGCGACATCAGGACCGGCACCGGCTACGACGTGCACGCCTTCGGCGACGGCGATCATCTGATGCTCTGCGGCGTTCGAGTTCCGCACGTCAGAGGCTTTCTTGCCCATTCCGACGGCGATGTCGGCCTGCACGCCCTGGTCGATGCCATCCTCGGCGCGCTGGCGGACGGCGATATCGGCTCGCACTTTCCGCCGAGCGATCCGCAGTGGAAGGGTGCGGCGTCTGATAAATTCCTCAAATATGCCGTCGATCGCGTCACCGCGCGGGGCGGACGAATCGCCAATCTCGAAGTCACGATGATCTGCGAGCGCCCGAAGATCGGGCCGCTGCGCGATGTCATGCGCGCCCGCATCGCCGAGATCACCGGGCTCAACATCTCGCGTGTTGCCGTGAAGGCGACGACCAGCGAACGGCTCGGCTTTACCGGCCGCGAGGAAGGCATCGCCGCAACCGCGAGCGCCACCATCCGCCTGCCGTGGGATGATAAAGGTTGGAGCGAGTAAGATGAGCGGCAGCGACGCCCGCGCCCTCGCCCGCTCGCTGCTTGATTTGTGCCGGATGCGCAAGCTGATGATCGCCACCGCGGAGTCCTGCACCGGAGGCCTGGTCGCCGGCGCGCTCACCGACATTCCCGGCTCTTCTGATGTCATCGACCGCGGTTTCATTACTTACTCCAATGAAGCCAAGCGCGCGATGCTCGGCGTCAAAGTCTCGACACTGACAACCTTCGGCGCGGTCAGCAAGGAAACCGCGACCGCAATGGCGGTCGGCGCGCTGGAGAAGGCCGGCGTCGATCTTGCGGTATCCATCACCGGCATCGCTGGCCCCGGCGGGGCCACGCCGGGCAAGCCGGTCGGCCTCGTGCATTTCGCGGTCGCGTCGCGCGACGGCAAGATCCTGCATCGCGAATTCCGTTTCGGTGCGATCGGCCGCACCACCGTGCGCCAGCGTTCGGTGGTGGAAGCGCTGCGCATGTTGATGGAGCTGGCGCGCGGCCCGCAGCCGCCGGTCAAACCGCGACGCGAAACGATGAGCCGGCTACGCCCACGGGTGGCCCGTACGCCGCGGCGCAGCGCCGTCAAACGACGCCGGCCGACGCGGCCATAAACCAGCATCAAACCGCCGCGGCCAAAGCCTTAGCGCGCGTTTCGCTCAGCGAACTCACCGGCGTCAACGCCTCTGGGCTGATCGAAAGCTCGATGATGGCCGGAAGGCCGCTTGCGACGGCTTCGTCGAACGCGCGCGCGAAATCTTCAGTACACTCGACATATGCTCCGAAGCCGCCACAGGCGCGTGCCAGTGCGGCAAAGTCGGGGTTGGCCAGATCGGTGCCGGAGACACGGCCGGGATAGGTCCGCTCCTGGTGCATCCGTATGGTGCCGTACATGCCGTTGTTGCAGACGATCACGATCAGCGGCAGCCGGTTTTCGACCGCGGTCATGAACTCCAATCCGGTCATCTGGAAGCAGCCGTCACCGGCGAACGCGATCACGGTTCGCTCCGGATGCTGTAGCTTGGCGGCAACGGCCGCCGGCAAGCCATAGCCCATCGATCCAGAGGTCGGCGCCAGTTCGGTGCGATACTGCCGATAACGCCAGAAACGGTGCACCCAGACGGCATAATTGCCGGCGCCGTTGCAGATGATGGTGTCATGGGGCAAGCGAT
This region includes:
- the dusB gene encoding tRNA dihydrouridine synthase DusB, yielding MKIGEIAVANRVFLAPMSGVTDAPFRRLAATLGAGLVVSEMTASDELVHGRPMSILRCETAGVGPHVVQLAGCEAHWMAEGARVAEAAGADIIDINMGCPARHVTGGQSGSALMRDLDHALKLIEATIAAVKVPVTLKMRLGWDDRSLNAPELARRAEAAGVQMITVHGRTRCQFYKGAADWAAVRAVRHAVSVPLVVNGDITSFVQAVRAREVSGADAVMIGRGAQGQPWLPGQIGRRLETGQAETAPSLAEQLAHVRALYDEICSHYGLRIGLKHARKHLGWALEVAAQCSRAPAETLKGWRQKILTSEDPHRVHRSLQDAFDDFAWSAAA
- a CDS encoding bifunctional 2-C-methyl-D-erythritol 4-phosphate cytidylyltransferase/2-C-methyl-D-erythritol 2,4-cyclodiphosphate synthase: MPRPERTAAILVAAGRGLRAGAGGPKQYREIGGKTVIFRAMQAFSRHPDIFAVQPVVNPDDVAIFNEAVAGLRHQPPTNGGATRQASVHAGLEALAAEKPDIVLIHDAARPFVTSAVISRAIDAAGRTGAAIPTIPVTDTIKQVGDAGHVEATPERAWLRIAQTPQAFRFDVILDAHRRAARDGRSDFTDDAALAEWAGLTVATFEGDPANMKLTTPEDFIREEARLAAQLGDIRTGTGYDVHAFGDGDHLMLCGVRVPHVRGFLAHSDGDVGLHALVDAILGALADGDIGSHFPPSDPQWKGAASDKFLKYAVDRVTARGGRIANLEVTMICERPKIGPLRDVMRARIAEITGLNISRVAVKATTSERLGFTGREEGIAATASATIRLPWDDKGWSE
- a CDS encoding CinA family protein, which codes for MSGSDARALARSLLDLCRMRKLMIATAESCTGGLVAGALTDIPGSSDVIDRGFITYSNEAKRAMLGVKVSTLTTFGAVSKETATAMAVGALEKAGVDLAVSITGIAGPGGATPGKPVGLVHFAVASRDGKILHREFRFGAIGRTTVRQRSVVEALRMLMELARGPQPPVKPRRETMSRLRPRVARTPRRSAVKRRRPTRP